From bacterium, one genomic window encodes:
- a CDS encoding bifunctional metallophosphatase/5'-nucleotidase has protein sequence MSCRRSYVLLFCMFLFLFACRQEKQTGPHAQPQGTSYSNSEGIVVVATNDFHAALDRAEGLASVVRDLRKKYGERMVYLDAGDQFQGSLEGNFSKGKAVVEFFSLIGLDAAAMGNHELDYGPDVPQRVTVRKGEDGMGAFRERIKEAKYPFLSVNLILDPVVKCETGPNCNALGQQTVLPSSVILAKGEQKIGVIGATTEITANITNPDYLKNKRFEPPAPAIIAQAKWLREKKKCDWVLLVIHEGLRYESDGKTLKDTALYSVIKELPSGIVDAIVGGHSHIRVQQVLGGFPLIQTGISAQTVGVMHLSRNNGKVQARFEPFITVPDTAVAFDVTKRLLPYRQMALNFKRRYVAKTTAPFPQDKTAESALGNLMADAVLYAAQRQDSANFSLMNAGGIRSNLPEGTVTYDNIFKLMPFSNNLAIVDITGKELLSLLEICFSGVLGPPSISGLKVATMKMPPGQPGPWNRDLNQDGKREDWERDLLVSVKDARGMPIDEKRTYRLATNTYLVEGGDFQHFVYDKIPASRIHIHHELFIRDVLADYFKAQSPLAPAHYFTENKARISYVKQPASGS, from the coding sequence ATGAGTTGCCGGCGAAGCTACGTACTCCTTTTTTGCATGTTCCTTTTCCTGTTCGCCTGCAGACAGGAAAAACAAACCGGACCGCACGCTCAGCCCCAAGGCACCTCCTATAGCAATTCCGAAGGGATTGTCGTTGTTGCGACAAACGATTTTCACGCCGCACTGGACCGCGCGGAAGGTCTGGCATCTGTAGTCCGCGACCTTCGCAAAAAATATGGGGAGCGTATGGTTTATCTGGACGCAGGAGACCAATTCCAGGGGTCGCTTGAAGGAAATTTCAGCAAAGGAAAAGCCGTCGTGGAGTTTTTTAGCTTAATCGGATTGGATGCCGCGGCGATGGGAAATCATGAACTGGATTACGGCCCGGATGTGCCGCAAAGGGTGACTGTTCGCAAAGGGGAAGATGGCATGGGCGCTTTCAGAGAGCGCATCAAAGAAGCGAAGTATCCCTTTCTATCCGTAAACCTGATTCTGGATCCTGTTGTCAAGTGCGAAACAGGTCCGAATTGTAATGCGCTTGGCCAGCAAACAGTTCTTCCCTCTTCCGTGATTCTGGCAAAAGGGGAACAGAAAATCGGGGTCATTGGCGCAACAACGGAAATCACGGCGAATATCACGAATCCGGACTATCTGAAAAACAAACGCTTTGAGCCTCCCGCGCCTGCAATCATTGCGCAAGCAAAATGGCTCCGCGAAAAAAAGAAGTGCGATTGGGTTCTGCTTGTCATCCATGAAGGTCTCCGTTATGAATCAGACGGAAAGACTTTGAAGGATACCGCGCTGTATTCGGTGATCAAGGAGCTGCCCTCGGGTATTGTTGATGCAATTGTAGGCGGTCACAGCCATATTCGCGTGCAACAGGTTCTCGGGGGTTTTCCTCTGATCCAAACTGGAATCAGCGCGCAAACCGTCGGAGTCATGCACTTAAGCAGGAACAACGGCAAAGTTCAGGCCAGGTTTGAACCTTTTATAACCGTGCCGGATACAGCTGTGGCGTTTGACGTCACGAAACGATTGCTTCCTTATCGCCAAATGGCTTTGAATTTCAAGCGGCGGTATGTTGCGAAAACCACGGCGCCCTTCCCGCAGGATAAAACTGCGGAAAGCGCACTCGGAAACCTCATGGCTGACGCCGTGCTGTACGCAGCTCAGAGGCAAGACTCGGCGAATTTTTCATTGATGAACGCTGGAGGAATTCGCAGCAATCTTCCGGAAGGCACCGTGACTTATGACAACATTTTCAAACTGATGCCTTTCAGTAATAATCTGGCGATTGTTGATATCACAGGAAAGGAACTGCTTTCGCTGCTGGAAATTTGTTTCAGCGGAGTTCTCGGACCGCCGTCCATTAGCGGCTTAAAAGTGGCAACCATGAAAATGCCTCCGGGACAACCAGGTCCCTGGAACCGTGATCTTAATCAAGATGGGAAACGGGAAGATTGGGAACGCGACTTGCTCGTATCCGTAAAAGATGCCCGCGGAATGCCGATCGATGAAAAGAGAACCTATCGCCTCGCGACCAATACCTATCTGGTAGAAGGCGGCGATTTTCAGCATTTTGTGTACGACAAAATTCCTGCGTCCCGCATCCACATCCATCATGAATTATTCATTCGTGATGTGCTTGCAGATTATTTCAAGGCCCAATCTCCCCTCGCCCCCGCTCACTATTTTACGGAAAACAAAGCGCGTATTTCGTACGTGAAACAGCCTGCTTCCGGTTCATGA
- a CDS encoding glycosyltransferase family 39 protein — protein sequence MNRIVLLIAIASTIASALLCWSVLGLIPHIPDELAYLYQGRILSAGRLWVEPPSVPEAFTVRWDHILRESGRWRTLYPPGWPLLLAPGWWIGAPWLINPLLLGISIIGLFKVTKQFFDDRTALLAVIAFATSPFVLLMGAGFMAHQSGLCFAIWCVFFLFRGRRNDYLIAGILGAFAFTIRPYTAPPLLLPLLLWAFWNAEQKKKMLGQVFAGSIPLLVLFCIYNYLLYGGFFHTGYSYDADAQFRGSLFHYFRSNVPWYFSNLNHTLWGWPWPDLLIFVPILFPHKKWKLDFLLFLCFLGLLFAYSFYYYRDIVYAGPRYIYEAVGFLAILAARSIQILGSWIERFTGRKTALLLALLFLYPLVSTLPQQMDYHRQVYHGQSRELLDLVKARGVGTNALILIGGDPHVFRTFFLENSLNPAKSERVFARDAAGLRETIMKAYDRKEIWLILIELAPLKGPNQYDDRALIQSVRWERIK from the coding sequence ATGAACCGGATCGTTCTGTTGATTGCCATCGCAAGCACGATTGCAAGCGCCCTGCTATGTTGGAGTGTGCTCGGTTTAATTCCGCATATTCCGGATGAGCTTGCTTATCTCTATCAAGGCCGCATTCTTTCGGCAGGTCGTTTATGGGTGGAACCTCCTTCGGTTCCGGAAGCTTTTACCGTGCGATGGGACCACATACTTCGCGAGTCAGGACGCTGGCGCACTCTGTATCCCCCTGGTTGGCCTCTGTTGCTCGCGCCCGGCTGGTGGATCGGCGCTCCCTGGTTGATCAATCCACTCCTGCTTGGCATTTCGATCATCGGTCTTTTCAAGGTCACAAAACAATTTTTCGATGACAGGACTGCGCTTCTGGCTGTCATCGCGTTTGCCACCTCACCCTTTGTGTTATTGATGGGAGCAGGATTCATGGCTCATCAATCTGGCTTGTGCTTTGCCATATGGTGCGTCTTTTTCCTTTTTCGCGGCCGGCGCAATGATTATCTGATAGCGGGCATTCTAGGAGCTTTCGCATTTACGATCCGTCCTTACACGGCCCCACCTTTGCTGCTCCCCTTGTTGTTGTGGGCCTTTTGGAATGCGGAACAGAAAAAGAAAATGCTAGGGCAAGTTTTTGCCGGCTCAATTCCATTGTTAGTCCTGTTTTGCATTTACAACTATTTGCTCTATGGCGGTTTCTTTCACACCGGATACTCCTATGATGCGGACGCACAGTTTCGAGGCTCGTTGTTTCACTACTTTCGTTCAAATGTTCCCTGGTATTTTTCGAATCTGAATCACACTCTGTGGGGATGGCCCTGGCCTGACCTGCTGATTTTTGTTCCGATCCTATTTCCTCACAAGAAGTGGAAACTGGATTTCCTTTTGTTTCTCTGCTTTCTTGGTTTGCTCTTTGCCTATTCTTTTTATTACTACAGAGACATTGTCTATGCGGGTCCGCGTTATATTTACGAAGCTGTTGGCTTCCTCGCGATACTTGCTGCGCGATCTATTCAAATTCTCGGAAGTTGGATCGAGCGTTTTACCGGGAGAAAAACCGCGCTGTTGCTCGCCTTATTGTTTCTCTACCCTCTGGTATCTACGTTGCCTCAGCAGATGGACTATCACAGGCAGGTTTATCACGGACAATCCAGAGAGTTGTTAGATCTTGTGAAAGCCAGAGGTGTTGGAACAAACGCATTGATCCTGATCGGCGGTGATCCACATGTCTTTCGCACATTTTTTCTGGAGAATTCTTTAAATCCTGCGAAGTCCGAAAGAGTTTTTGCGCGCGATGCCGCGGGTTTGCGGGAAACAATTATGAAAGCGTACGACCGGAAGGAGATCTGGTTGATTCTCATTGAGCTGGCTCCGTTGAAGGGCCCGAATCAGTACGATGACCGGGCTCTGATTCAATCAGTGCGGTGGGAGAGGATTAAGTAA